From a region of the Salmo trutta chromosome 10, fSalTru1.1, whole genome shotgun sequence genome:
- the LOC115201055 gene encoding ATP-dependent RNA helicase DHX8, with the protein MANIGDNELEQLEYLSLVSKVCTELDNHLGISDKDLAEFVISLAEKQPTFDGFKSLLLKNGAEFTDSLVGNLLRLIQTMRPPSKASTNKVFEPVVKQKSEKDKLKELFPALCRPDNPAPVAILDEDDVKIADAAMKELEMFMPSVSRSDSKSKSRSDKKRRHSRSRSRDRDRRRRHRSRSRSRSRSRDRDRQRDRDRERDRDRGKKRASRWSERSRTPSPHRDRDRDTKEGSDRWKDKHVDRPPPEEPTVGDIFNGKITSIMQFGCFVQLEGLRKRWEGLVHISELRREGRVANVADVVQKGQRVKIKVLSFTGSKTSLSMKDVDQETGEDLNPNRRRNQGPDGEEEKIMRNPDRPTNLNLGHAPELEDDSLERKRLTKISDPEKWEIKQMIAANVLSKEEFPDFDEETGILPKVDDEEDEDLEIELVEEEPPFLRGHTKQSMDMSPVKIVKNPDGSLSQAAMMQSALAKERREVKQCQREAEMDSIPMGLNKHWVDPLPDVDGRQIAANMRGIGMMPTDIPEWKKHAFGGNKASYGKKTAMSILEQRESLPIYKLKEQLIQAVHDNQILIVIGETGSGKTTQITQYLAEAGYTTRGKIGCTQPRRVAAMSVAKRVSEEYGCCLGQEVGYTIRFEDCTSPETVIKYMTDGMLLRECLIDPDLGQYAIIMLDEAHERTIHTDVLFGLLKKTVQKRTDMKLIVTSATLDAVKFSQYFYEAPIFTIPGRTYPVEVLYTKEPETDYLDASLITVMQIHLTEPPGDVLVFLTGQEEIDTACEILYERMKSLGPEVPELIILPVYSALPSEMQTRIFDPAPPGSRKVVIATNIAETSLTIDGIYYVVDPGFVKQKVYNSKTGIDQLVVTPISQAQAKQRAGRAGRTGPGKTYRLYTERAYRDEMLTTNVPEIQRTNLASTVLSLKAMGINDLLSFDFMDAPPMETLITAMEQLYTLGSLDDEGLLTRLGRRMAEFPLEPMLCKMLIMSVHLGCSEEMLTIVSMLSVQNVFYRPKDKQALADQKKAKFHQAEGDHLTLLAVYNSWKNNKFSNPWCYENFIQARSLRRAQDIRKQMLGIMDRHKLDVVTCGKATVRVQKAICSGFFRNAAKKDPQEGYRTLIDQQVVYIHPSSALFNRQPEWVVYHELVLTTKEYMREVTTIDPRWLVEFSPAFFKVSDPTRLSKQKKQQRLEPLYNRYEEPNAWRISRAFRRR; encoded by the exons CCGAGTTTGTCATCAGCCTTGCTGAAAAGCAACCAACGTTTGATGGCTTTAAATCACTTCTATTGAAAAATGGCGCAGAATTCACA GATTCACTTGTTGGCAATTTGCTCAGACTTATTCAAACAATGCGGCCTCCGTCAAAGGCATCTACAAACAAAG TTTTTGAGCCTGTGGTCAAGCAGAAGAGTGAGAAGGACAAACTGAAGGAGTTGTTTCCTGCATTATGCAGGCCAGACAATCCTGCTCCCGTG GCCATACTAGATGAAGACGATGTGAAGATCGCAGACGCCGCCATGAAGGAGTTGGAGATGTTCATGCCCAGTGTGAGTAGATCAGACTCAAAGAGCAAGAGCAG GTCGGATAAAAAGAGGCGGCACAGCAGAAGTCGGAGCCGAGACAGGGACAGGAGGAGGCGTCATCGTTCTCGGTCCCGCTCCAGATCTCGATCTAGGGACCGTGAtcgtcagagagacagagaccgtgAGAGGGACCGCGACCGTGGTAAGAAACGTGCGTCTCGCTGGAGTGAGCGCAGTCGCACCCCTAGCCCCCACAGAGACCGAGACAGGGACACAAAGGAAGGTTCTGACCGGTGGAAGGACAAACACGTGGACCGCCCTCCACCAGAGGAGCCTACCGTGGGAGACATATTCAACGGCAAAATCACCAGCATCATGCAGTTTGGCTGCTTCGTGCAACTGGAGGGACTGAG GAAACGCTGGGAGGGATTGGTGCACATCTCTGAGCTACGCAGAGAGGGACGTGTTGCCAATGTGGCTGATGTGGTCCAGAAAGGTCAACGAGTCAAGATCAAGGTGCTGTCTTTTACTGGCTCCAAGACCAGTCTCAGCATGAAG GATGTAGACCAGGAAACGGGGGAGGACCTGAACCCCAACAGGAGGAGGAACCAGGGCCCTGATGGTGAGGAGGAGAAAATCATGAGGAACCCCGACCGCCCAACCAACCTCAACCTGGGTCACGCCCCTGAGTTGGAGGATGACTCACTGGAGCGCAAGAGACTGACCAAGATATCAGACCCCGAGAAGTGGGAGATCAAACAG ATGATTGCTGCTAATGTTCTTTCTAAAGAGGAGTTCCCTGACTTTGACGAGGAGACGGGTATCCTCCCCAAAGTTGATGATGAAGAAG ATGAGGACCTGGAAATTGAGCTGGTGGAGGAGGAGCCTCCGTTCCTGAGAGGACACACTAAACAGAGTATGGACATGAGCCCTGTCAAGATTGTTAAG AATCCAGACGGCTCGCTGTCCCAGGCTGCCATGATGCAGAGTGCTTTGGctaaggagaggagggaggtgaagCAGTGTCAGCGAGAGGCTGAGATGGACTCTATTCCCATGGGCCTGAACAAACACTGGGTAGACCCCCTGCCTGATG TTGATGGAAGGCAGATTGCAGCCAACATGAGAGGAATCGGCATGATGCCAACTGACATCCCGGAGTGGAAGAAACATGCCTTTGGGGGCAACAAGGCCTCTTATGGCAAGAAGACGGCAATGTCCAtcctggagcagagagagagcctgCCCATCTACAAGCTCAAAGAGCAGCTCATACAG GCTGTCCATGATAACCAGATCCTGATTGTTATTGGCGAGACTGGTTCTGGGAAAACTACCCAGATCACCCAGTACCTGGCCGAGGCGGGCTACACCACTCGGGGGAAGATCGGCTGCACTCAGCCCCGTCGTGTGGCAGCCATGTCCGTGGCCAAGAGAGTCTCTGAAGAGTATGGTTGCTGTCTGGGCCAGGAG GTGGGCTACACCATTCGTTTTGAGGACTGCACCAGCCCTGAGACGGTGATCAAGTACATGACAGACGGTATGTTGCTGAGAGAGTGTTTGATAGATCCGGACCTTGGCCAGTACGCCATCATCATGTTGGATGAGGCCCACGAGAGGACCATCCATACTGATGTGCTCTTCGGTCTGCTCAAGAAG ACGGTGCAGAAACGCACAGACATGAAGCTGATTGTCACTTCAGCCACGCTAGATGCCGTCAAGTTCTCCCAGTACTTCTACGAAGCGCCCATCTTTACCATCCCAGGACGTACCTATCCAGTGGAGGTGCTCTACACCAAAGAGCCTGAGACGGACTACCTGGACGCCAGTCTCATCACCGTCATGCAGATCCACCTGACCGAGCCTCCAG GTGATGTCCTGGTGTTTCTGACGGGTCAGGAGGAGATTGACACAGCTTGTGAGATCTTGTATGAACGGATGAAGTCTCTGGGACCCGAAGTGCCTGAACTCATCATTCTACCGGTCTACTCCGCTCTGCCAAGCGAGATGCAGACCCGTATCTTTGACCCTGCTCCCCCCGGCAGCAGAAAGGTTGTCATTGCCACTAACATTGCTGAGACGTCTCTGACCATCGACGGTATCTACTACGTTGTGGACCCAGGATTTGTGAAGCAAAAGGTTTACAACTCCAAGACTGGTATTGACCAGCTGGTGGTGACTCCCATTTCACAG GCCCAGGCCAAGCAGCGGGCTGGAAGAGCTGGAAGAACTGGCCCAGGGAAGACCTACAGGCTGTACACAGAGAGAGCATACCGAGACGAGATGCTCACCACCAACGTGCCTGAGATCCAGAGAACTAACTTGGCCAGCACTGTGCTGTCCCTCAAG GCCATGGGCATCAATGACCTGCTATCGTTTGATTTCATGGACGCTCCACCCATGGAGACGCTGATCACAGCCATGGAGCAGCTCTACACTCTGGGGTCTCTGGACGATGAAGGGTTGCTCACTCGTCTAGGACGCAGG ATGGCTGAGTTCCCTCTGGAGCCCATGCTGTGTAAGATGCTGATCATGTCCGTCCACCTGGGCTGCAGTGAGGAGATGCTCACCATCGTCTCCATGCTGTCTGTGCAGAACGTCTTTTACAGGCCCAAG GACAAGCAGGCCCTGGCTGACCAGAAGAAGGCCAAGTTCCACCAGGCCGAGGGAGACCACCTTACTCTGTTGGCTGTCTATAACTCCTGGAAGAACAACAAGTTCTCCAATCCCTGGTGCTACGAGAACTTCATCCAGGCTCGTTCCTTGCGCAGAGCCCAGGATATCCGCAAACAGATGCTGGGTATCATGGACAG ACATAAACTGGATGTGGTGACTTGTGGAAAGGCCACAGTGCGTGTGCAGAAGGCAATCTGCAGTGGTTTCTTCCGGAACGCAGCCAAAAAGGATCCCCAGGAGGGCTACCGTACCCTCATTGACCAGCAGGTGGTGTACATCCACCCATCCAGTGCCCTGTTCAACCGCCAGCCTGAGTG GGTGGTGTACCATGAGTTGGTGCTGACCACTAAGGAGTACATGAGGGAGGTGACCACCATTGACCCACGCTGGCTGGTAGAGTTCTCGCCGGCCTTTTTCAAAGTGTCTGACCCCACACGCCTCAGCAAACAGAAGAAGCAGCAGCGCCTTGAGCCCCTCTACAACCGTTACGAAGAGCCCAACGCTTGGAGAATCTCCCGTGCCTTTCGGCGGCGCTAG